The genomic DNA ACGTGGGATTTCTGCCAATCTAGGTGATACCGCGGCAGATACTTTTTCCAATGACCAGCACAAAGATCTGAAAGCCGACTTCATCATGGCAAATCCGCCCTTTAACCAAAAAGACTGGCGCGCTGCGAATGAATTAGTGGATGACCCACGATGGAACGGTTACGATATTCCTTCCACAAGCAACGCCAATTATGGTTGGATTTTGCACATGGTATCTAAGCTTTCTGAAAATGGAGTAGCGGGATTTATTCTGGCAAATGGGGCTTTAAGTGGAGACGGCACAGAAAAAGCCATTCGCAAGACTTTGATTGAAAATGGTTTGGTGGAAGCCGTGATTATTTTGCCACAAAATATGTTTTACACCACCAATATTAGTGTAACTCTTTGGATTATTAATAAAAATAAAACCCAAAGAACGGTAGAAAAAGGCACAGAACTGCGCCGATACAGAAATAGAAAAGATGAAGTCTTGTTTATGGATTTGCGAGAAATGGGTGTACCATTTGAGAAAAAATTTATCGAGTTTTCTGTAGATAATATTAAAGAAATTACTTCCACTTTTCACAATTGGCAAACCGATGGCGAATATGTAAATATCCCGGAATATTCTTACGCTGCAAAAACAGAAGAAATAAAAAGCAAAGATTATTCTTTGGTTCCAAGTAAATATATTGAATTTGTAAACCGTGATGAAAATGTAGATTACCACGAAAAAATGACCGAGTTGCAAAGCGATATTGTGAGTTTGTTACAGGCAGAACAGCAAAGTAATTTGGATTTGAAAAAAGTATTTGAAAAATTGGGCTATGAAGTTGGGGTATAAAAGATTAGGAGATTATATCCAATTGGTGGATGAAAGAAACCGAAATGTAGAAGTAACTAATTTACTTGGAATTTCTGTAACTAAAAATTTCATTCCCTCTGTTGCAAATATTGTTGGAACAGATATGGCGAATTATAAAATTGTTCGCAAAAACCAATTTGCTTGTAGTATTATGCAGGTAAGGCGCGATAAGAAAATGCCTGTTGCTTTATATCTAGAAGATAAACCTTCTATAATTTCTCAGGCTTATCCTATTTTTCAGGTGATTGATGAAAGTGTTCTATTGCCAGAATATCTGATGATGTGGTTTACAAGAAGTGAGTTTGATAGAGAAGCATGTTTTTTAGCAGTTGGTGGAGTAAGAGGAAGTTTGGAATGGGAAGATTTTCTCAATATGGAATTACCAATTCCTTCTCCAGAAAAACAAAAAGAATTGATTGAAGAATATGAAGCCATAGAAAAACGCATCCAACTGAACAAAAAACTCTGCGCTACTTTAGAAGAAACTGCCCAAACCATTTACAAACATTGGTTCGAAGATTTTGAATTTCCTGATGAGAATGGAAAACCATACAAAAGTTCTGGTGGTGAAATGGTAGAATGTGAGGAATTGGGGAAAGAGATTCCGAAAGGGTGGAAAATTGATGAATTAAAAAGTTTGCATTTAGATATAAGTGATGGAAACTATAGCGGAAATTACCCAAAAAGTTATGAGTTTAAAAAAGAAGGAATACCTTTTATAAGAGGAACGGATTTTAATGAGTCAATTATTTCAAAAAGACAATTATTGCGAATAACTCCTGAAAAACATCAGATGTTAAAAAAAGGTCATTTAAAGAAAAATGATTTACTATTTTCTAATAGAGCAAATATTGGATCAATTGCGTATGTTACTTCAGAATTTATTGACTGCAATATTAACTCCCAGTTATTAAGAATAAATGGGAAAAAATTATACTCCCAATTTTTTTTAGGTCTATATTTTACTACAAGAACATTTAAAAATTTGCTATTGGGAGCGTCAACTGGAAGTGCGCAATTACAATTACCAATTGGCAACTTTAATAAGATAAGGCATATTATTCCAAATCAAATTGTGATTCAGAAATTTGATAATGAATTTGATTCAGTGCATTTTCAAATTTTAAATAAAAAAATTATGAACCAAAAACTGGAAGACTTAAAAAGTTTGCTTTTGGGGAAAATGGCGGTGGAAGTTTGAAGAAAGCTCGCAACAACTTTGCCATAGTTCCAAACTATGGCAAAGTTTATAAAAGCAAACAAACCCAAAAACTGGAAGAGTTAAAATGTTTGCTTTTGGGGAAAATGGCGCTGGAAAATTAAAATTAATAATATAAAAACATAAATATATATGGTAACAAGAAGATTTTTTAAATGCTTTATATCTTCTCCTGGAGATTGTCAAATTGAAAGAGATATATGTGAGAATGTTATTCAAGAACTTAATACAGGTTTAGCTAAACATCTTGACGTTAATTTTGAGACTTTCATGTGGGAATATGACGTTTTACCAGATATGGGTAGAAATGGTCAAGAGATAATTGATGAGTATATAATAAAATCTAACTACGATATATTTATAGGCATAATGAAAAATCGGTACGGTCAACCAACAAAAAAAGCTGGTAGTGGGACGGAACATGAACTTAATGATGCGCTGAAAAGGAAAAATGAAAAAAATGAACCTCGTGTTTTATTCTTTTTTGGAAAAGAAAACGTAGATCCGGATTTATTTGACCATGAGCAGTATGATAAAGTTAAAAAATTTAAAAAAGAAGCGCAGGAGAAAGGTATTTATGTAAATTATGAGGGCGATCAAAATTTCGAACAATTACTTAAAAAAAAGTTAGAATTATTTATTCAAGAAAAATCACCTCAAGAAAGAGCAGATGAAACTCTGAAAAAAATTGATCTGATTCAAGAGAGATTAGAATTAGAATTTGATGAATCGTTGAAAACTTACAATAATTTTATCCCCATTTGGATTGAACCCATTATAAGTAAAGCAAATAAAATTTCCAAAAATCCTTCAAAGAATCTAGAAAATAGAATTAATATTGAGGAGCTAATTGAGAGTACCAAAAACATTATTATTAAAGCACCTTCCGAATTTGGGTTAACATCTTTAGCACACTATCTGAAACTTGAGGCATGGAAAAATGGTAAAACATTTATCTATTTAGATGCTAAATTTTCTAAATCTCATAAGATTATCCGTGAAATTAATGAAGCAATCGCTGCCTATCCGATCACTATTGGAAATAAAATAGACTATTTGGTTATTGACTCTATTCAATTCGAAGAATCGGGGACAATGAAGCTCCTTAAAACAATTATCGAATTTTTTACAGAAATTCCATTAATAATTTTAAATACAACAGGTAATAACTTACTACCTTCAAAAGATGAAGAAGACGAAAAAATTGTCCTTTCAAGAAAGTTTGAAGAATATTTTCTTTTAGCCCTTCCACAAAGCGAAATTAGAAAATTGGTTTGTCATTATTCTTTATCGAAAACGATGGAACATGATAACGATTCCCTTTTGGATAAAATCACAAAAGATCTCGAAATTTTAAATATTCATAGAACGGTAAAAAATTGTTTAACAATTCTGAAAGCTTCCTCAAAAATTGGATCAGAACATAATTCGATAAACAGAACTAAATTATTAGATACAATATTAAATATCATATTTGA from Chryseobacterium sp. SNU WT5 includes the following:
- a CDS encoding DUF4062 domain-containing protein; this translates as MVTRRFFKCFISSPGDCQIERDICENVIQELNTGLAKHLDVNFETFMWEYDVLPDMGRNGQEIIDEYIIKSNYDIFIGIMKNRYGQPTKKAGSGTEHELNDALKRKNEKNEPRVLFFFGKENVDPDLFDHEQYDKVKKFKKEAQEKGIYVNYEGDQNFEQLLKKKLELFIQEKSPQERADETLKKIDLIQERLELEFDESLKTYNNFIPIWIEPIISKANKISKNPSKNLENRINIEELIESTKNIIIKAPSEFGLTSLAHYLKLEAWKNGKTFIYLDAKFSKSHKIIREINEAIAAYPITIGNKIDYLVIDSIQFEESGTMKLLKTIIEFFTEIPLIILNTTGNNLLPSKDEEDEKIVLSRKFEEYFLLALPQSEIRKLVCHYSLSKTMEHDNDSLLDKITKDLEILNIHRTVKNCLTILKASSKIGSEHNSINRTKLLDTILNIIFEEYELPTYKAQKPDIKDCTFVLGYFVELLITNDNYEFKEEFFKVEIRKFCEDNYSDLDINYLFQVLVDNTILSRKGNSFHFKSTYWIFYFIAHRMNLDEDFKTFIFTNKKYIDYPEIIEFYTGTDRNKIDAIEVLIDDIKDTIGLVREKVNIENNINPYAAIAWNPKIEDFEKEELEISKKVIASGLPNELKDKYADKNYDQIKPYSQVIGTVMREYSFSVLMRQITASSRALRNSDFVKPEKKIELLNQIGEAWNEVSKLLIILSPILADKGMVAYDGTAFILKEEDFNFENPDEKSFAVLLSVPKNVVDYFKDDLYSAKMGPLICAKAQSEKNPIVKHEFMRLIVFERPKIWYDVIDKYLISLNKNSFFLSDIAEALETQLEINIESEERRKIGNLMYKCKAKHIFNQVNPNPGLINKVRKANP
- a CDS encoding restriction endonuclease subunit S, whose protein sequence is MKLGYKRLGDYIQLVDERNRNVEVTNLLGISVTKNFIPSVANIVGTDMANYKIVRKNQFACSIMQVRRDKKMPVALYLEDKPSIISQAYPIFQVIDESVLLPEYLMMWFTRSEFDREACFLAVGGVRGSLEWEDFLNMELPIPSPEKQKELIEEYEAIEKRIQLNKKLCATLEETAQTIYKHWFEDFEFPDENGKPYKSSGGEMVECEELGKEIPKGWKIDELKSLHLDISDGNYSGNYPKSYEFKKEGIPFIRGTDFNESIISKRQLLRITPEKHQMLKKGHLKKNDLLFSNRANIGSIAYVTSEFIDCNINSQLLRINGKKLYSQFFLGLYFTTRTFKNLLLGASTGSAQLQLPIGNFNKIRHIIPNQIVIQKFDNEFDSVHFQILNKKIMNQKLEDLKSLLLGKMAVEV
- a CDS encoding type I restriction-modification system subunit M, translated to MAKKITKSKSIEETLWDSANKLRGSVESAEYKHIVLSLIFLKFAGDTFEERKQQLIAEDKEQFTEMVEFYTMKNVFYLPEEARWSFIMQQAKQPDIALKIDTALFTIEQNNPALKGALPDNYFSRLGLDVSKLSALLDTINQINTIADREHDLVGRVYEYFLSKFALAEGKGKGEFYTPKSIVNLIAELIEPFEGKIYDPCCGSGGMFVQSVKFVNEHQGNKKQISVYGQEYTGATYKLAKMNLAIRGISANLGDTAADTFSNDQHKDLKADFIMANPPFNQKDWRAANELVDDPRWNGYDIPSTSNANYGWILHMVSKLSENGVAGFILANGALSGDGTEKAIRKTLIENGLVEAVIILPQNMFYTTNISVTLWIINKNKTQRTVEKGTELRRYRNRKDEVLFMDLREMGVPFEKKFIEFSVDNIKEITSTFHNWQTDGEYVNIPEYSYAAKTEEIKSKDYSLVPSKYIEFVNRDENVDYHEKMTELQSDIVSLLQAEQQSNLDLKKVFEKLGYEVGV